A DNA window from Camelina sativa cultivar DH55 chromosome 17, Cs, whole genome shotgun sequence contains the following coding sequences:
- the LOC104757490 gene encoding protein UNUSUAL FLORAL ORGANS — MDTNVFINNPSLTLPFSYTFTSSSNSSTTTSTTTDSSSGQWMDGRIWSKLPPPLLDRIIAFLPPPAFFRTRCVCKRFYSLLFSNAFLEIYLQLLRLRHNCFLFFKHKTLKSYVYKRGGGGRNDDDSNKAEGFLFDPNEIRWYRLSFAYIPSGFYPSGSSGGLVSWVSEGAGLKTILLCNPLVGSVSQLPPISRPRLFPSIGLSVTPTSIDVTVAGDDLISPYAVKNLSSESFHVDAGGFFSLWAMTSSLPRLCSLESGKMVYVQGKFYCMNYSPFSVLCYEVTGNRWIKIQAPMRRFLRSPSLLESQGKLILVAAVEKSKLNVPKSLRLWSLQQDNATWVEIERMPQPLYTQFAAEEGGKGFECVGNQEFVMIVLKGTSLQLLFDMVRKSWLWVPPCPYSGGGSSGSGGSDGEVLQGLAYDPVLTTPVVSLLDQLTLRYPGVC, encoded by the coding sequence ATGGATACAAATGTGTTCATCAATAACCCATCTTTGACCTTACCATTCTCTTACACCTTCACCAGTAGCAGCAACAGTAGCACAACCACGAGCACCACCACAGACTCGAGCTCCGGTCAATGGATGGACGGTCGGATTTGGAGCAAGCTACCACCTCCTCTTCTTGACCGCATCATCGCTTTTCTTCCACCTCCGGCGTTTTTCCGGACACGTTGCGTCTGCAAGAGATTCTACAGTCTACTCTTCTCCAACGCTTTCCTCGAGATATATCTACAACTGCTTCGTCTCCGACACAactgtttcctcttcttcaaacacaaaaccctaaagagCTACGTTTACAAGAGAGGAGGAGGCGGAAGAAACGATGATGATTCCAATAAAGCTGAAGGCTTTTTGTTTGATCCTAATGAAATCAGATGGTACCGTCTCTCTTTTGCTTATATCCCTTCAGGGTTTTATCCTTCAGGATCATCAGGAGGGTTAGTGAGTTGGGTCTCTGAAGGAGCTGGTCTTAAAACTATTCTCTTATGCAACCCTCTTGTTGGATCCGTGAGTCAGTTGCCACCAATTTCAAGGCCAAGGCTTTTCCCTTCTATAGGTCTCTCAGTAACTCCGACTTCTATTGATGTTACTGTCGCCGGAGATGATCTCATATCTCCTTACGCCGTGAAAAACCTCTCCTCGGAGAGTTTCCATGTTGACGCCGGCGGATTCTTCTCCCTCTGGGCGATGACTTCTTCTTTACCACGGCTTTGTAGCTTGGAATCTGGTAAGATGGTTTACGTGCAAGGCAAGTTTTACTGTATGAACTATAGCCCTTTCAGTGTTTTGTGCTATGAGGTTACTGGAAACCGGTGGATCAAGATTCAAGCTCCGATGAGGAGGTTTCTCCGATCGCCAAGCTTGTTAGAGAGCCAAGGGAAGCTTATTCTCGTAGCAGCCGTCGAGAAGAGCAAGCTTAACGTTCCCAAAAGCCTTAGGCTTTGGAGTTTGCAGCAAGACAACGCCACGTGGGTCGAGATCGAACGGATGCCTCAGCCGCTCTACACACAGTTTGCAGCCGAAGAAGGTGGAAAAGGATTCGAGTGTGTTGGAAATCAAGAGTTTGTAATGATTGTGTTAAAAGGAACCTCGTTGCAGCTTCTGTTTGATATGGTGAGAAAAAGCTGGTTGTGGGTCCCTCCGTGTCCTTACTCCGGCGGTGGTAGCAGTGGTTCAGGCGGTTCAGACGGAGAGGTGTTGCAGGGTTTAGCTTATGACCCGGTACTTACTACACCGGTGGTTAGTCTTCTTGATCAGTTAACACTTCGGTATCCAGGAGTCTGTTAG